A segment of the Leptolyngbya sp. FACHB-261 genome:
ATGTCATTCTGGGCTTGGCTAGCTTCACATTTGTCGTAGGTATTGCCCAAGGGCTCTCTTGGGTTGAGGTGTTCAAAGCCGCTGTGGCTCTGGCAGTCAGTGCCATTCCTGAAGGTTTGCCCGCAATTTTAACGGTCACGTTAGCGACCGGGGTTTCCCGGATGGCGAAGCGGCATGCCATTATTCGAAAACTACCAGCAATTGAGACGTTGGGTAGCACAACCGTCATTTGTTCTGACAAAACTGGAACCTTAACTGAGAATCAAATGACGGTTCAAGAAATCGAGGCAGGTGGAAAGCGTTACCGGGTTAGCGGTGGAGGGTATGCACCAAATGGAGAAATTTCCCTTAACGGGCACTCCGTTGACCTAGAGAACAGCCCCGCCTTATATGAATGCCTTCAAGCAGGACTGTTGTGCAACGATTCCCATCTAGACGTGCAAGACGGAAACTGGGCTGTAGTGGGCAGCCCAACGGAAGGGGCATTGGTTGCAGTTGCGCACAAAGCTGGGCTAAACACCGACCAACTAAATCAGGTACTTTCTCGGCTCGATACTTTGCCGTTTGAGTCACAGTTTCAATACATGGCAACGTTGCATGACAATCACCCAGAACGATTGATTTATGTCAAAGGCTCAATTGAGGCAATTCTCAAGCGGTGTCGTCAGATGCTGAGTGAGGATGCAAAGGTGATTGCGATAAACCCAGAGCATATTGAACAAGCCGTGGATAAGATGGCAAAAAAAGGGCTTCGAGTTTTGGCACTTGCTAAGAAAGTTGTGCCCGCTTCTCAAGCCTCAATTAAGCATGCTGACCTTGCTCAAGGCTTGGTTTTTCTGGGGATACAGGGCATGATCGACCCGCCTCGCCCCGAAGCAATTCAAGCAATTCGCTCCTGCTGGTCTGCCGGAATTCAAATCAAGATGATCACGGGTGACCATGCTAAAACAGCCGCGGCCATCGCCGGACAGATGGGGCTGAATCAAACTGGAGAGGCTCCCGTTCTAACAGGTCAAGAACTTGCCCAACTGAATGAGGAGGAACTAGCTAATGCCGTTGAGCAGAGTAGTGTGTTTGCGCGTGTAGCGCCAGAGCAAAAGCTTCATATTGTCAAAGCACTTCAATCCAGGGGCGAGATTGTGGCAATGACTGGTGATGGAGTCAATGACGCTCCTGCCTTGAAGCAAGCTGACATTGGTGTAGCAATGGGCATAACAGGTACCGAAGTCACGAAAGAAGCGGCAGATATGATTCTGACGAATGATAACTTCGCCTCCATTGAGGCAGCAGTTGAGGAAGGACGCACAGTTTACAAGAATTTGCTGCGGGCGATTGCCTTCATCTTGCCGGTGAATGTTGGAGAGTCCATGACTATCTTGATCGCTGTACTTTTGGCAACTCCGCTGCCAATTTTACCAGTGCAAATTCTCTGGCTGAATATGGTCAGTTCAGTTGCCTTAAGCGTACCTTTGGCGTTTGAGCCCCCCTCTCCTGACATCCTGCGACAGCCTCCTCGTCCTGTTAATGAGCCGCTTCTATCTCGTAGGTTAATTACCCGGATTTTAGCAGTTTCATTGTTTAACTGGCTTGTGATTTTTGGAAGTTTTGAATGGATTATTCGCACCACAGGAAACGAAGCTTTAGCTCGGACAGTGGCAGTTCAAGCATTGGTTGCCGCAGAAGCTTTTTACCTGCTAGGCATTAGCCGCTTTGTCCCAGCAATCACTGCTAAGTTGCGCGGCAAAGATGAAGCATTCGGCTATGCGGTGGTGTTTGGGATTGGAGGGGTCTTCATTCTCCAATTCCTGTTCAGCCAATGGAGCATTATGAATCAGCTATTTGCCACCGAAGCTTTAAGCATGGCTCAAGGTTTAATTTGTATCGGAGCTGGGTTACCTATGATTGCCTTGGCAGCTTTGCTGAAGCGTTTTGCACCTCTGAACTAGATTGCTTCTGTAAGACAGCTTTGCAGATCGTATTTACACATTGCTCATCAAACGTCAGCATTAAGATTTCAATTCTTCTTATGACTTCTCAAAAACTCAAACACGCGGTCGGAATATTGCCTAACCGTCGGGATGCAGAACAGGCACTGATTGAGTTAAGGAATGAGAGTTTTCCTATGCACAAGATTTCAATGATTACCAAAACTTCTGATAGTGAAGTTTTGCATGATCAAGGTGTGCAGCAACACTCATTGACAAGAGCAGAAGGGGCAAAAGCAGGTGCGGTTGCAGGAAGTACAGGTGCAGGATTGCTAACTTTAGTGGTTGGATGCAGTATATTGCTGGTTCCCGGAATTGGTCCTGCGTTAGCTATAGAAACTCTTCTGGCAACATTCTTAGGAAGTGGAACTGCAGCTGCAGTCGGTGGTTTATATGGTGCATTTCAAGGTTGGTTGGTACCAAAGGAACAAGCAAGAGTTTACAACGATAGATTTGATCAAGGAGATTGTTTAGTAATCATAGAAGCAATAGAGGATGAGGTCCAGATGGCCGCATCGATTCTTAGCCGCTGGGGAATTCAGATGTGGCGTGTCTATGATTCTGTTTGAATTTCAGATGATGGATTCCGTTTTTGTGAATGTCCGTTTAAGGTGGGACAGAGGGGCCGCACATCAGCAATTGCAGCCTTATCGCAGTTCTAGCCCTGTCTGTATCACCAGCCGACAGAGGTGATGGCCCAGCACAGGGATGGCTCGATTGACTGCTTCTGCTTACCAGAATGAGCATCAGACATCCGCCGGTATAGGTTCTGGTCACCAGACGACAAGTTTTAGTCACCAGAATTTATATCCTGGTCACCAACCCAATAAATCTGGTCACCAGCGTAACGAATCTGGTTACCAGCTTAATAATTTTGGTTGCCAACCTAATAGAGCTGGTCACCAGGACAACCAATTTGGTTGCCAGCCTAATAAATCTGGTTACCAGCCTAATAAATCTGGTTACCAGGATGTACATTTGTGTCGAACTTTACATGATTTCATTTCAAGTTCTTAACAGTTAAGTCGAGGCAGGTGTGATCGCGTTAGAGAATCTATTGAGCTTGGCTAGAGGGACGATAGAGCCCTCAGTGAATCTCCCGAGTTGCCCTCAGACAGCTCTGACCTAAACACTAAAAATCTTTGCCCAACCCTATTTACAACTGCCTAAATTAGCGCTACATTCTCACTCAGTCTCGCTGGCGAGACGTTACCTGGTGCCGTTTGTGCAACACCAGATAACTGACCCTCGTGTTGTTCTTGACAACGCGAAGGCTGAGGGAAGTTTAACACCGACCAAGGCTGTTCTTTGGTTTCGCTTCGCGGGCCATAGAGCAGGTCCGTTAGCAGACAGACTAAGGGGTCAAGAGGTCACTAATTGCCCCTTTCCATTGACCATTCATCCCTGCCAAGGGCGAAGCACCAAAGTCGAAGTTCGGGACTTAGTCCCAACTTTGTGCCCACTGCTTTGCCCTAATCCAACCATCCTGATTGCGATAAAACTATGTCTTGCCAAATTCGTTGTGCCCTCTGGGATCTGATTTCCCGTGAGGCCGAATTGCCTGCGCTCAACAAACTGATTCTGCTAACTATCGCCAATTACACTGAGCCCTACCGCAGCAAAACTCCGGTGCCCATCTCCCTAATTGTGCGTGACACCCGCATTCAAGAACCCGACCTGCGCAAGTTCTTCACCAGCCTGGAAAGCGGTCACTGGATCGAGAAAACTTTAGTGCCTAATAGCGAAGGTCGCCCACCGATCACCGTCTACCATCTTGCTCCTCGTCTGCTTCGCGCCGCTCAACGTCAAACCGATCAGCCCTTCGTCTAAAGTCAGGAATCTAGACTCTTAGGAAGGCTGCCTACGAAACTGCCGACACGCCCGTGAACTGGTGTTTGCACACACCGTAGCTCTGGCTTGCCGCGACCGTCTCTAGTCAGTCCACGCCCTAAAAACTCGGTGCGTTAACGCAACGTTTATCGAGAGTAGGTAAACTGACTACAAGCTAGGGTGGGTCGCCGCCCTTGACCTGCTGCTCCATCACTTAGGAAAAGCCCCCAACGGTTGCCTTGGGGGCTCTACTTCTTGCATCTGAGAACGATCAGCTTTCTTGAAAAAACCAATGTCGGCTGTTGAGGCTACACCGACGACACTAAGGGTTGCCAACGAAAATACCGCGCCCGTTAGTACCGATGAAGACCTGCCCAAACACCTGGCGGCTTGCCTCCATCACATTGGGGGAGTTGCCAATCGCATTCTCCGGGTCACCAATGGAAGTCCAGGTTTGTCCCCGATCCAGCGAGCGAAAAATCCCTTTGTCCTGGCCCTCAATGCTGCCATAGACATAGAGAGCGGGGATTGTGCTACCCGCCTCTGGCAAACCAAACGCAAACAGATGGGCGTTGCTAACCTTGGCAATGGGTGTAAAGGTTGCGCCACCATCAGTAGAGCGGTAAAGGCCATCAGCATCCAGGCTGGCCCAAACCTCACCGGCAACCCCCGGCACAGTTTTGATCATGGACCAGTCTTCACTGGGCAGAGAGCTGTTGATCAGGTTAAAAGATGCGCCACCATCATCACTGCGATAAACCTTACCTGCGCTGTAGTAGTAGAACCGATTGCCGTCTACCTT
Coding sequences within it:
- a CDS encoding cation-transporting P-type ATPase produces the protein MTATMDSLKSAEHQWHHLSNEQVARLLKTDLESGLSFTEAAERHERFGPNQLTAQKKESAWLRFFQQFNQPLLYILLVAGLITAFLREWIDSGVIFGVTLLNATIGFIQESKAEDAIAALAKSVTTEATILRTGQKQVVPSSELVPGDLVLLSSGDKVPADLRLIETRDLQVDESALTGESVPVEKELQLLAADTPLAERTNMAFTGSLVTFGQGRGLVVGIGEMTETGHLSQLMQQSTTLETPLTRKIDRFGKTLLYVILGLASFTFVVGIAQGLSWVEVFKAAVALAVSAIPEGLPAILTVTLATGVSRMAKRHAIIRKLPAIETLGSTTVICSDKTGTLTENQMTVQEIEAGGKRYRVSGGGYAPNGEISLNGHSVDLENSPALYECLQAGLLCNDSHLDVQDGNWAVVGSPTEGALVAVAHKAGLNTDQLNQVLSRLDTLPFESQFQYMATLHDNHPERLIYVKGSIEAILKRCRQMLSEDAKVIAINPEHIEQAVDKMAKKGLRVLALAKKVVPASQASIKHADLAQGLVFLGIQGMIDPPRPEAIQAIRSCWSAGIQIKMITGDHAKTAAAIAGQMGLNQTGEAPVLTGQELAQLNEEELANAVEQSSVFARVAPEQKLHIVKALQSRGEIVAMTGDGVNDAPALKQADIGVAMGITGTEVTKEAADMILTNDNFASIEAAVEEGRTVYKNLLRAIAFILPVNVGESMTILIAVLLATPLPILPVQILWLNMVSSVALSVPLAFEPPSPDILRQPPRPVNEPLLSRRLITRILAVSLFNWLVIFGSFEWIIRTTGNEALARTVAVQALVAAEAFYLLGISRFVPAITAKLRGKDEAFGYAVVFGIGGVFILQFLFSQWSIMNQLFATEALSMAQGLICIGAGLPMIALAALLKRFAPLN